From Nicotiana tabacum cultivar K326 chromosome 22, ASM71507v2, whole genome shotgun sequence, one genomic window encodes:
- the LOC107768224 gene encoding protein COBRA-like has protein sequence MKFFISLSKFNAAALLFVFLLSSFCFFSTDAYDALDPNGNITIKWDVISWTPDGYVAVVTMYNFQQYRHIQPPGWTLRWTWAKDEVIWNMIGSRTTEQGNCSKFKGDIPHCCKKNPTVVDLLPETPHKQQIANCCKGGMLNSWGQDPATAFTSFQLTVGSAGTNNKTVRVPKNFTLQAPGPGYTCGPAKIVKPTKFITPDGRRVTQAMMTWNVTCTYSQFLAEKNPKCCVSLSSFYNDTIVPCPTCACGCQNNSTKPGTCVNPEMPHLSSIVSDHGKKNFTPLVQCTDHMCPVGIHWHVKLNYKDYWRVKITITNFNYHMNYTQWNLIAQHPNLDNITQLFSINYKSLTPYGVINDTAMLWGVKSDNDLLMQPGPLGNVQFELLLRKDTSNFTFDKGWAFPNRVYFNGDNCVMPPSDAYPHLSNDVSVMPPPDADPHLPNAVCQWKISLLKLLVTLLSSMAFFFAYI, from the exons ATGAAGTTCTTTATATCTCTTTCAAAGTTCAATGCCGCTGCTCTACTATTCGTGTTCTTGCTGTCATCTTTTTGCTTTTTCTCCACAG ATGCGTATGATGCACTTGATCCGAATGGGAACATCACAATAAAATGGGATGTCATCAGCTGGACACCAGATGGATATGTT GCTGTGGTGACTATGTACAACTTCCAGCAATATAGGCATATTCAACCCCCAGGCTGGACTTTGAGATGGACATGGGCTAAGGATGAGGTAATATGGAACATGATCGGAAGTCGGACTACAGAGCAAGGTAATTGCTCAAAATTCAAAGGAGATATTCCTCATTGCTGCAAGAAAAATCCAACAGTTGTTGACTTGCTGCCGGAAACTCCTCATAAACAGCAGATTGCAAATTGCTGCAAGGGAGGAATGCTCAACTCATGGGGGCAAGATCCTGCAACTGCTTTTACTTCATTCCAACTCACTGTTGGTTCTGCCGGAACAAACAACAAAACAGTTAGAGTACCTAAGAACTTCACGTTACAAGCGCCAGGGCCTGGTTATACTTGTGGACCTGCTAAAATTGTTAAACCGACTAAATTTATCACTCCAGATGGGAGAAGAGTGACACAGGCTATGA TGACTTGGAATGTCACATGCACATACTCACAGTTCCTGGCTGAGAAAAATCCTAAATGTTGCGTCTCCCTATCGTCGTTCTACAATGACACGATTGTACCTTGCCCTACATGTGCTTGTGGATGCCAGAATAATAGTACTAAGCCGGGAACTTGTGTGAA TCCAGAAATGCCGCACCTATCTTCAATTGTTTCGGACCATGGAAAGAAAAACTTTACTCCTTTGGTCCAGTGCACAGATCATATGTGCCCAGTTGGAATTCATTGGCATGTGAAGCTCAACTACAAGGATTATTGGAGGGTTAAAATCACTATAACAAACTTCAATTACCATATGAATTATACACAATGGAACTTAATTGCCCAACATCCGAACCTTGATAACATCACTCAGCTTTTCAGCATCAATTACAAGTCATTAACTCCTTATGGAGTGATAA ATGATACTGCTATGTTATGGGGTGTTAAATCCGACAATGATCTGCTCATGCAACCTGGTCCATTAGGAAATGTCCAGTTCGAACTTCTACTCCGAAAAGATACATCAAATTTCACTTTTGATAAGGGGTGGGCTTTTCCTAATAGAGTTTATTTCAATGGTGATAACTGTGTCATGCCACCTTCTGATGCATATCCACATTTGTCGAATGATGTTTCTGTCATGCCACCTCCTGATGCAGATCCGCATTTGCCAAATGCTGTTTGCCAATGGAAGATCTCGTTGCTTAAGTTATTAGTGACACTTCTGTCCTCTATGGCATTCTTCTTTGCATATATATAG
- the LOC142175963 gene encoding uncharacterized protein LOC142175963, with protein MLSNIHTSKVFVEHVSGNIQANYPKLRRNFSGGSTRPSSSSATTVAPPQARGSHNQTGHGAGRGAYRVTQGGGQPHLFATLDSQSAEASAEVITGIILVFSHNAYAIMDPGSTFSYVTPYFVINLGLEPEQLSETFLVSTPVGESVKVTRVYRGCIVSVQGRNTKADLIELEMVDFDVIMGMGWLSSSYAMLDCHAKIAQRMIDKGCLAYLAHIINPESEPPTLQSVPVVREFPEVFSDDLLGLPSERIIDFGIDLMPGTRPISIPPYRMAPENLMSCENS; from the exons ATGCTGAGCAACATTCACACCAGCAAAGTCTTTGTGGAACATGTAAGCGGCAACATTCAG GCCAACTACCCAAAGTTGCGACGCAATTTCAGTGGTGGATCAACTCGTCCTTCTAGTTCCTCAGCTACTACAGTTGCACCCCCTCAGGCTCGTGGTTCTCATAATCAGACAGGGCATGGAGCAGGCAGAGGTGCATATCGAGTTACTCAGGGAGGGGGACAACCCCATTTGTTTGCTACACTTGATAGTCAGAGTGCAGAAGCATCTGcagaagttattacaggtataATTTTAGTCTTCTCACATAATGCTTATGCCATAATGGATCCAGGTTCAACGTTTTCATATGTgactccatactttgtaattaaccTCGGACTAGAACCTGAACAACTTAGTGAGACGTTCCtcgtatctactccagttggcgagTCAGTGAAAGTCACCAGAGTCTATAGAGGTTGTATAGTTTCGGTCCAAGGTCGAAACACCAAAGCCgatctcatagagttagaaatggtggattttgatgtgatcatgGGTATGGGTTGGTTGTCTTCCTCCTATGCCatgttagattgtcatgccaagata GCACAACGAATGATCGATAAGGGGTGTCTCGCCTATTTGGCTCACATTATTAATCCAGAATCAGAACCACCAACTCTTCAGTCTGTGCCAGTTGTTAGAGAATTTCCAGAAGTTTTCTCAGATGACCTTCTCGGACTTCCTTCCGAAAGAATCATAGACTTCGGCATTGATCTCATGCCAGGCACTCGGCCCATATCTATACCTCCTTATAGGATGGCTCCAGAGAACTTAATGAGTTGCGAGAACAGTTGA